AAGCCCTCGAGTGAAAGAAGCAGAAGATCAACTGGCTTTCTTGCGGGCTTTTTGCCGGGATTCTTTGGCGGACCGGCGTGCCTGTTCTTGTTCCGCCAGGCTTTTCTTGAGCGCATCCATCATGTTGATGACTGGAGCCGGTTTTCGTTCGGCGGTGACAGGGACTTGTTTGCCCTTCAACTTGGCCTCCACCAAAGCCTGCAGTTGTTCCTGGTATTTGTCGTGATACTGCTCCGGTTGGAAGTGTCCGGAAAGGTTGTCGATCAGTTCCTTCGCCAATTTGAGTTCCTGCTTGTTCACTTCACCGTCCTGCTGGCCGTATTCCGCCACCTCACGGATCTCATTGGCAAAATACATCGTGTGGAGGGTCAAGCCGTGAGTGCGAGGACGAATCACCACCAGGTACGAACGCTGGTACATAACGAACGTCGCTATGGCCGCCTTGTTGGTCTGCTCCAGGGTCTCAACCAGGAGCCTGTAAGGTTTTCCACCTGACTTATCGGGCACCGCCAGATAGGAAGTTTCGTAGTAAAGCGGGTCGATTTCCGAAAGCTCCACAAACTCGCTGATCTCCATGGTGCCGCCGGTCTCCGGCTTCATCTTTTCGATCTCTTCCTTGTCAATCAGCAAGTATCTTCCCTTTTCGTATTCATAACCCTTGACGACTTCTGAATTGTCAACTTGCCGATTACAGTGAGGACAGTAAAGTGGACGCTGCAGCCTGGTCTGGCAGGCTTTGTGGATCTGATGAAATTCGATTTTTTCTTTTCGGGCAGCAGGATACAGCTTTATTGGAATGGAGACTAAGCCGAAGGTGATGTGCCCTTTCCACGTCGTCGAAGGCATAACTCTCCTCCGCTCTATTACGCCAGATGGGATGTTTGGCGACACCAAAAGGATTCAGGCCGGAGTCCAGTTATCGTGCCGGGGCTTGTCGAAATCTCTTACCGGGAACTCTGCTTGAGCCGGGCATCCAGCAGGTCGATGGCCTTCGTCAGCGGCTGGGGCGCTTTCCAGAAGTCTTTCCAAAGGTCGCCTTTCTTCTCCAGACGCTTGAATATGGAATTCAGGTTGAATCGCTCTGGTTTCAGACTGCCGGTCAGCTCATCGGATGAGACCGGGCAGGAAATCGATGCTCCGGGCACCGCCCGCAGGGAGTATGGAGCTGCAAGAGAACGGCCGTAGGAATTCTGTGCGGCATCGATCAGAACGGTGCCGGCTTTGCGCTCTGATACCCTGCGATTGCTCGTGACCAATGCTGCTCTCTTCCCTGACGCGACCTGTCCGACGATTTCCGCGAAATTTCGGACCTGCTCATAGTCATATTCTCTTTTGATGGGCACGTAGATGTGAAATCCTGTCGCGCCGGAAGTCTTGAGAAACGCGCGTACTCCAAGCTCGGTGAGTACCCGATAAATTTCCCGCGCTATGGTGATGACCGTTTTGAAGCTGGTCCTTTCGCTCGGATCGAGATCGAAGAAAAAGTAGTCAGGGTGTTTCAGATCATCCCGGCGGCTGAACCAGGGATTATGGTCGATGCAGCCCAAATTGGTGAGGAACAGAAGAGAGGCGCCGTCCTGCGCGAGGAAGTAGTGAGTGACCTCTCCGTTTTCCTCGGATCTAACTGCGACGGTTTCCATCCAGGACGGGTAGGTCTCGCCAGCTTCTTTCTGGAAAAATGCTTTCCCTCCGGCGCCATCCGGATAGCGGCGCAGGACCAAGGGCCGGTCTCGTAGAAAAGGTAGAACCAACGGCGCCACCCGGTAGTAATAGGCAATCACGTCACGCTTGGTATGGCCGGTTTTCGGATAATAAATTTTGTTCAGATGTGTCAATCGCAGCGGCTTGCCGTCGAGCTTGATGTTGATGTCGTCGCGGCGGCCGTGGAATAGCTCATGTTCAATGTCGCGCTTTCTCGTGAGCGTTCCGTTGGTGGGGGTGCGGCGGGTGGACCGCGATTCCTTCGGATGCGCCGGCTGGATGCTGGGCCCCGGTCGTTGTGCCTTGGGCGATGCCTCGGTTTCAAACCGGCATTCCCGTGGATTATGGTCCGGCAACAGGCCGAGGAAAACGGGCGACCGCAGGCGTTTCTCGCGGGTCCAGTTGGCATATCTGATTCGCGCGACCAGCTTGGGTTTAATCCAGTAAGCCTTCTCTTTTGTCTCCGGGCGTTCTTGAAATGGGCAATGCTGGGTCCGCAGGCGCTCCATCAGGTCAA
The Terriglobia bacterium genome window above contains:
- a CDS encoding Ku protein produces the protein MPSTTWKGHITFGLVSIPIKLYPAARKEKIEFHQIHKACQTRLQRPLYCPHCNRQVDNSEVVKGYEYEKGRYLLIDKEEIEKMKPETGGTMEISEFVELSEIDPLYYETSYLAVPDKSGGKPYRLLVETLEQTNKAAIATFVMYQRSYLVVIRPRTHGLTLHTMYFANEIREVAEYGQQDGEVNKQELKLAKELIDNLSGHFQPEQYHDKYQEQLQALVEAKLKGKQVPVTAERKPAPVINMMDALKKSLAEQEQARRSAKESRQKARKKAS